The genome window ATGTCGGGACATCTCCTCTGGATGGTAGTGACGATTCGGCACCAGAACTGCGAAGGGCTCGTGAGCTTCTGTCCAGCGTGACACCTGATCAAATTGCCGACCGAGAGCTGGAACGTCTTCAGGGCGTATATGGATCTCCGGCAGACTCCGCAGTTGTCATcccacaagcctcaatgcCTATGATGCATGATCCAATGAACGACATCAACCGCTATCCCGTGTACCCGGTGGGTCAAACCGTCGGCATCGATCCTTTCCACTCAGATCACATCCACAAAATCCCTTATGCGATGCCGAATGAGTCCAGCGCCAATGCCATGCAGGAGGTGCCTGCTCCCCAGCCTATCAACATCCAAACACACGCAAACTCTAACTCGTCGACCAACTCGGCCCTCACTTGGGCATCACGAAAACCCAGGATTTtccttgttgaagatgatccGACTTGTGCTAAGATTGGTATCAAGTTTCTCAAGTCGATGGGCTGTGAAGTCGAGCATGCTGTATGTGATTTCCCCAATAACCCTATTGGGCCACCTGACTGACCATCGATTAGCAAAACGGAGCAGACGCATATAGCCGTATCACTAGTGTTGCCCGTGATCATTTCGACATGATCTTCATGGACATCATAATGCCCAAGCTGGATGGTGTCTCGACAACCATGTATATTCGGCAAGACTGCCCTGCCATTCCCATTGTTGCTATGACGTCGAATATCCGATCTGACGAGGTCCACTGCTATTTTGAACACGGTAAGTGCTAGCTGAAGCAGGAGAGTTGCGAACGAACATGGGAACTAATTTTGCATCACTAGGTATGAATGGAGTTCTGGCCAAGCCATTTACCAAGAGTGGAATGCAGAAGATTGTCGAAAATCACTTGAGCTACCTTCTTAAGGGTTATGACCCTTCGACTCAACAAGAATCAGGCTCAGGTTATGTAGTTGGTGGCGCAGGTTACATGAACCCGCCGAGCAACTTGAACACTCCCGGCGGAACGAATTTCAAGTTTGAGACAACGCCCACGCCGCCAGCGACTGGTGCCACCTGGTCCCCGGGACAGATGCCGCAGCAGTCTCCCATGACGGCAGGGATGGATCAAGGCTACGGCATGGTAAATGGCGCAAACCAGTACGGCCTGACGCCCACCAGTGCGAGCCGAGCTAGTTTCCCAACAAGCATCTCACAAAGCAGCCAAGGGCGAATGGATGGCCAAAGCCCGCCAGAAAAGCGCCAGCGGACCTACGTTTGAGCCACTGTTATAGTGATATGTGCCTGATGTACGCGTGACGCTACATCATGAGGAGTATGGCGTTCGGAGCGAGACAGGATGGGCAATCTAAGACtgatggcttcttggtgttggccGTCGTGGAAGAAGGATTTTGTTGTCGTATATTTCGTATTTATGATCGGGGAGATGCATTGAGCCCGGATACCTTGACGAACAAAGACATGTAGCAGAGATACAGCAGGCAGGCAGGTAGTTGTCCCTGGCGCGTTCGTGGATTTGTTTCGGGAGTGTTTGGAACGTCTGATGAACAAGTTTTGATACCTGCGATAATATCATTGTCATTTGGGCGCCGACCTGCCCACCATGCAACATTTCCGCTTTCTTGGTGGTCCCAAAGTGCTGAGTTGTTGAGATCCATTTCATGGACATGAGGAGGGCACTGTCCGTCTAGTGAAGCCTCGCACACCACCTAATTGGCTGGCCTCTTGATTCAGGCTGTATTCATATTCGACATTTGTTTCTGCTAGGGGGTTAAGTATGGATGTTTGAATAGTTGGTTTAATCCGTGGTTAATTGGGAGTATATGGGTAGTGTTGTGGATAGACCAGGCCGTAtagtagagtagagtagagtagagtaggTGGACGGATGAATGGATGGAGAAGGACGGAAATGTCGGAAACGACAGACCAAAAGTGTTTCAAGCAGCAGAGAACAGATGACAGATATAAATACCCAAGCACGTCCTTattacatacatacatacatacatacatactacAACAAGTTAACGTTTGCAAGGTTCTGTAGGTGTGGCACAGGGAGGTGCAGATCGATTGAGTTCTGGACCGTTTCGAATGGTGGGGTTGGACTTTGGAGCGAGCGAGTTTTGGGCACACGAATTCCCTCGATGGGCTTCTATAGGGGCTTTGTTCAGAAGGGGGCTTTCTGCCTATAGCGCCATCATAATAACAATAACGTAGCATCCGTCAGCCGTTGCACCGCAGAGTTGGCTGCCGTTGAGCTCCCGTCTGGCTGTGCACTGAAATGCGGTATAGAGCCGGGTGTTTGTGTTGTACGATAGTGGATGTATCTGAATCTTGTGCAACCATTGacaggtaaggtaggtaagtaaaGCAAGCAGACCTATACTTGTGTTTGTGCTCGTGCCTGTGCTTGTGCCTGTGCTTgcgcttgtgcttgtgcttggaGGGAAATATTCCTCTTGCCTTTGAAAAGTACCTTAGGTACGGATAGAGTATCCAATTTCTATCCCCTGTCATCCAGACCCTGTTATACTTTGACATGGCATGGCTTTTGGAATAGTCGAGACTGCGCTGCTGCAGACTAGAAGCTCGAGACAAGACACTACCGAGGCCAGGACCAGTCTTGGCGCTAAATAACATGAGAGATGACGTCGGCATCGATATCATGTCATGTAATCGTCTGAGAGGGACTTGACCTTCTGTATCATATGGCCAATGCCTGTCTCTCGTCAATCGATCGATAGTTGCTGATCCGTCCGAGCGGGTCTAGCAACTACGTACATACTATGTTTATTGTGGCTCGGACTCCAAAGTAACCCTCCAAACAAAGCGCAATTGCTTACATGAGCGACCGTTGAACTTGTGGCGGCAAGGTAGAATGTTCGGAGTATGTGGTTACTGTATGTGCTGTAGTGCACTCGCTGAAGGGTGGTGAGCATGTCACCACAAGCTCCAGATTCGACTgcttaccttaggtattcCATCTACCGGACTCCGGATctactgtacctaggtagttagaaTGGCCACCACCAGTCTTGTAGCTTACTATTTACCTGTCAGTAAGAAACTGGCCCGTGGTGTTATCGAAAAGAACCTGATTGGGGTTGGCCAATGAATGGATAACTCGGGTCTATCCCTCGAGACCCGGCCAATGGGTGTGTTGATGCTAAACGAACGGGGCTGGAAGGGCACTGGCGCTGATGCGAATTCTTGGGCATGGCTATAGAGCCAGCCACGGACAGACGAGGTGCTTCGATCCATCTAGACTCCGAAAGACTCTGTAGCTTGAtgcatgagcatgagcaGGGGGGACATTAAAGTCTTACTTATTCAATCTTGCTCTGATTAACCCTACTTAACGCCATGCCATGATATAGATGCATATATACAACTCAGTGTCCCTCCTCGTTGTTGATCGTCATCGCCCCTGGTATTACAATCCGTTCATTACCTATTTATCAAGCAGCCAAAAACGGCAAAATTTTTCAAACTGTCTTTGCCCCATATCATTTCTCAATCCGTCTTTAACAGCTCtatcttctttgctttttctccACCTGCTGAGTCGAGAACGAGCAGAACTTGTCCTTGATCGCAACAACCTCGTACGTACCCTCCTGGCTCGCCTTGACCACCTTGCTGTGTTCATACGATACATCATGCCTTGTTTCGAGGACAACACTGCGTTGGCCcttcttggcgttggagCTGCGTGTGTAGGTGAACTCGAAGGGCGGCGTGCCCCAGAACTCAAATAGAATATCCACTTCGTTGCCTTCGTGTATGTCTACGCGGGATTGTTTACCACGGCTGATCTGAACACTCGGCAGCGGGTGGATAGTCTTGGGGATGTTTACCGCAGCACGACACTCGCTGGCCTTGTCCGAGATGCTAGTGATGACGAAATCACCAGGCTTCTCCGCAATACGGCGGAAGTTGGTCGTTGTCGACTTAGCATTCCACCGGCCGTTGAAGTCGTATGAGATGTCGAACGGAGGTGTGCCAGATAGAGTATATGCAATACGCTCGCCAACGCAATAGTCGCGTCGAGCATCGAGAGGATAGATGGATGGAGCCTCGTAGAGGTGGATTTGCACTGAGGGCCCGCCAATCTCGTACTTGCGCTGGCAGCCTCGAGCGTCTCTAACAGTACGAATGCGTACCTGCTGGGCTCCAAGACGGAGATGCTGACGAGGGATCCTGATGCCATACGTGTTTGAGTCGATCGACGGAATTCGATACGTCTCGGCGGGCGAGCCAGCTTGATGCTTgatctcaacctcgacatAAAAGGGAGCAACTCCCGTAAGCTTGATCGGGATCTTGTCCTCGTGCTCCTGCTCTTCCATGCAATACTTAAACGACTGACCTGGCTTTGTAAACCCGGCAGCAGGTTTGGCATTGACGCGCTGCGTAACAGTAAGAGGACTGAAGTTCTTATCGCTATTGTAGAGATTATCGGCAAGAGCAGAGAACTTGTAGGTGTAGTCGCCAGCCTTGGTCGTATCCATAGAAATGGCTGCCTTGGCGAGGGCGGCGTCGAAATCCTTTCGCGTGAATGCCTTTGCGCCTTGGAATGACTTGTGGGTAACCTCATATTCGACATGATAAGGGGGTGATCCTGTAACTAGTCAGCGAGACTCTCGGGTCAAATGCTGCCGACTGCTTACCTTTGAGATTGACTTCGAAGCCGTCAATGTCTCCTTCACAGATGTCTTGCTTGACCAAGGTGTTGCCGTCTGAAGTGATACTGGGAGACTCCACAATCGAGATCTCTGGCCTAGGGAACCAGCCCACCTCGAATTGGGATGCTGTTGGCACGACAGATCCAGGGCACTGGCTATCTCGCACATCCACCAATTCGTAGACACCCTGTGACTTGACAAGCAGGTTGTCGTTGGCGTTGTTGGCGCGCTTGGTCAACACTTCGCCATTACCGTTGAGGTTCCTGTAGCTGATCTCGAACGGAGGTTCTCCCTCAAGGCGGAGGGGCAGTCGTAGGTGAGTATCTTCTACCGCCATGATCTTCTGCTTATGTTCGACAAATCCAAAGGCGGCTCTTGGTTGCTGGCGTCGTACAGCAATCTTGACTTGGTCCTGAAGGAAAGTTTTACAACCTCGCTTATCCTGGACACTGCTCAACGCAAGAATATACTCTCCTCCCTTACGGAGGgtgttggtcttgatcctGAAGCTATTCTCTTGAACACCGGTGACTCGCTCAGACTTGCGTTTACCATCATGAACAATCTCCCATTCCAGATTGAAGGGAGCTTCACCGTAAAGGAGGACATCGAGTTCAACTTCCGAGTCAAGACAAGCATTGATAACACCGGTGGTACTTGCGATTTTGGCCGAGGCAGCAGGCTTCACAACCTGTTCCAGGACCTTGTCCTCGCCGGTGAGAGGCAGATTGTCAtaaacagcatcatcaatggACTTGAAGATGTATTTGTGGTGACCTGCCATCTTGGGCACCAATTCCAGCTGAGATCGCAGACCAGAGACACGGTGGGATTGCTTCTCAATATGCCCGTCACTGGTAACGATGTCGTACCGAACAACAAATGGCGGTGTTCCGACGAGATCCAGGTCCACCCGCAGTCCAATGGAGTTACCTGCACATTTGTCGGGGATCTCCTCTGATCGAATTGAGAGCGACGGCTCCAATGGATTCAGGAGAAGGCATGAAGACGGCTCTTTAACTTCGCCCTTGCAAGATCCGCTTGATACGGTCTTTAGAGTGTAGAGACCCGGCTCCGACACGAATGGCTTATCCAGTGCGTTCTTGGCGTTGTAGTTTCCAATTGAGACCTGGTCTCCATGCTCACCACTGTTGGTGAGTGAGTTGATGGGTGAGAACTCCCACGTGACCTCGTGGGATGTATCGTCTTTCGAACCGGTCAGAGAGAAGTCTACAGGAAGTCTGACGGAACGGCCCTTGGCAACCTTGAAGGGATTACGCAAGTCGCAACCATTCATACTCGCTCTA of Fusarium musae strain F31 chromosome 5, whole genome shotgun sequence contains these proteins:
- a CDS encoding hypothetical protein (EggNog:ENOG41~BUSCO:EOG092604ZZ), which codes for MSTSTPRLRSGFPATPATAARRHNNSQTPSSAGSPSHGRGSSARSPSLPLAPEKTQPQGAVSQPVIPLTVLDAPQQRLYAFGVYVLLWAWKFYDWLQVVEDGDYSWLLFLKWIFIDFVFLFGVPELRIPWLELSQSVVTGIFMVQMAFNWMLMFNIPIPLHSWLLGFFKVLYDRELSVSEHNVKVSTILNNHSLIMGKQIINILPEGSAILNPEAAPFCLGAKPKNVASLPIYFNATIPAEIELVRIDLETNKEETIKISNREVNKVAKQIREHTADQTTSGFQWDYPVKKPGVYRLGRVLDEYKLEVQRATRDTYVVPCPQARIRASSDPQRCIQELSDLSLDVYGTPPLKIVYSRTINGKDHSFHFQSLQPDGFSSPLLTASSSLVLESQDDISWVRPSKVTVGLNESMTSAGEWEYSIDEVRDAFDNIVKYADLEEDEKARSKGLKYGFKVKERPRASMNGCDLRNPFKVAKGRSVRLPVDFSLTGSKDDTSHEVTWEFSPINSLTNSGEHGDQVSIGNYNAKNALDKPFVSEPGLYTLKTVSSGSCKGEVKEPSSCLLLNPLEPSLSIRSEEIPDKCAGNSIGLRVDLDLVGTPPFVVRYDIVTSDGHIEKQSHRVSGLRSQLELVPKMAGHHKYIFKSIDDAVYDNLPLTGEDKVLEQVVKPAASAKIASTTGVINACLDSEVELDVLLYGEAPFNLEWEIVHDGKRKSERVTGVQENSFRIKTNTLRKGGEYILALSSVQDKRGCKTFLQDQVKIAVRRQQPRAAFGFVEHKQKIMAVEDTHLRLPLRLEGEPPFEISYRNLNGNGEVLTKRANNANDNLLVKSQGVYELVDVRDSQCPGSVVPTASQFEVGWFPRPEISIVESPSITSDGNTLVKQDICEGDIDGFEVNLKGSPPYHVEYEVTHKSFQGAKAFTRKDFDAALAKAAISMDTTKAGDYTYKFSALADNLYNSDKNFSPLTVTQRVNAKPAAGFTKPGQSFKYCMEEQEHEDKIPIKLTGVAPFYVEVEIKHQAGSPAETYRIPSIDSNTYGIRIPRQHLRLGAQQVRIRTVRDARGCQRKYEIGGPSVQIHLYEAPSIYPLDARRDYCVGERIAYTLSGTPPFDISYDFNGRWNAKSTTTNFRRIAEKPGDFVITSISDKASECRAAVNIPKTIHPLPSVQISRGKQSRVDIHEGNEVDILFEFWGTPPFEFTYTRSSNAKKGQRSVVLETRHDVSYEHSKVVKASQEGTYEVVAIKDKFCSFSTQQVEKKQRR
- a CDS encoding hypothetical protein (EggNog:ENOG41~BUSCO:EOG09264DYD), with the translated sequence MSGDGTSTPGVGGSNASEFVRKLYRMLEDPAHQDVARWGKDGDTFVVVENEKFTRSILPKHFKHSNMASFVRQLNKYDFHKVRQTNDSGSAANGANTLEFKHPNFRVGSKDDLDNIRRKAPAPRRTQATEDFTTSHHISVMTEQLTATQQQVQQLQELFTEVSQTNRLLVNEVLTLQKMLNAQKQSQHEMLNYLSPSNNRHQQSMHLNVGTSPLDGSDDSAPELRRARELLSSVTPDQIADRELERLQGVYGSPADSAVVIPQASMPMMHDPMNDINRYPVYPVGQTVGIDPFHSDHIHKIPYAMPNESSANAMQEVPAPQPINIQTHANSNSSTNSALTWASRKPRIFLVEDDPTCAKIGIKFLKSMGCEVEHAQNGADAYSRITSVARDHFDMIFMDIIMPKLDGVSTTMYIRQDCPAIPIVAMTSNIRSDEVHCYFEHGMNGVLAKPFTKSGMQKIVENHLSYLLKGYDPSTQQESGSGYVVGGAGYMNPPSNLNTPGGTNFKFETTPTPPATGATWSPGQMPQQSPMTAGMDQGYGMVNGANQYGLTPTSASRASFPTSISQSSQGRMDGQSPPEKRQRTYV